One Engystomops pustulosus chromosome 7, aEngPut4.maternal, whole genome shotgun sequence DNA window includes the following coding sequences:
- the LOC140069385 gene encoding ETS translocation variant 3-like protein isoform X1: protein MDRIHCGCVSNSYWIPAGVAFPDWAYKAESSPGSRQIQLWHFILELLQKEEFRHVIAWQQGEYGEFVIKDPDEVARLWGRRKCKPQMNYDKLSRALRYYYNKRILHKTKGKRFTYKFNFSKLIVVNYPMWDMRCPPPAVSGNSVCRTAALPPGVQREVLHNTILAHKLLADQLACRRLLQNPIDFDGSLNKKTLGLGRHSVMPTSCFPGTCCNYGSSGHLYIPASSSQHGTELPLHPSRGLYSPTQVLPGTTEWQLCANHLIHQRHALLSLEERLQSHRGLHGRVTGGNLLNPYLGHKTMSTIDNLQVLTSPSSVKPDPENQFRALEDRNKFRDLHEPPKICLCEDHDLNSKLYPPPPDAERTNLSSKTWLLKPA from the exons ATGGATAGGATACACTGTGGATGTGTCTCCAACTCCTATTGGATTCCAG CAGGTGTGGCCTTCCCGGACTGGGCCTACAAGGCAGAGTCTAGCCCCGGCTCGCGGCAGATCCAGCTATGGCACttcatcctggagctgctgcagAAGGAGGAGTTCCGTCACGTCATCGCCTGGCAGCAGGGAGAGTACGGAGAGTTTGTCATCAAGGATCCCGATGAAGTGGCCAGGCTGTGGGGGCGCAGGAAGTGTAAACCCCAGATGAACTATGACAAGCTCAGCCGAGCGCTCAG ATATTACTACAATAAAAGAATTCTGCATAAGACCAAAGGGAAGAGATTCACCTACAAGTTTAACTTCAGTAAACTGATCGTCGTCAACTACCCGATGTGGGACATGAGGTGTCCTCCGCCTGCTGTGTCGGGGAACAGTGTTTGCCGTACAGCTGCGCTGCCACCTGGTGTTCAGAGGGAG GTTTTACATAATACCATCCTCGCACACAAGCTATTGGCCGACCAACTCGCTTGCCGCAGGCTACTGCAGAATCCAATAGACTTTGATGGCAGCTTGAACAAGAAGACATTAGGATTGGGCA GGCACAGCGTCATGCCAACTTCATGCTTCCCTGGGACCTGCTGCAATTATGGAAGTAGCGGGCATCTGTACATACCAGCCTCATCCTCTCAGCATGGCACAGAGTTACCGCTTCACCCAAGTCGGGGGCTCTACTCACCCACTCAAGTTCTCCCGGGCACAACCGAGTGGCAGTTGTGTGCCAATCACCTGATCCATCAACGCCATGCCCTCTTATCTCTAGAAGAAagactccagagtcatagaggtCTACACGGCAGAGTCACCGGAGGAAATCTTCTAAATCCTTATCTGGGGCATAAGACCATGTCCACCATAGACAACCTCCAAGTCCTGACATCTCCCTCCAGTGTGAAACCAGATCCTGAGAACCAGTTTAGAGCGTTAGAAGACAGAAACAAGTTCAGAGACCTCCATGAGCCTCCTAAGATTTGTCTCTGTGAAGACCACGATTTGAACAGTAagctgtacccccctcctcctgatgCTGAGCGCACAAACCTCAGCAGTAAGACCTGGCTGCTGAAACCGGCCTAA
- the LOC140069385 gene encoding ETS translocation variant 3-like protein isoform X2: protein MDRIHCGCVSNSYWIPGVAFPDWAYKAESSPGSRQIQLWHFILELLQKEEFRHVIAWQQGEYGEFVIKDPDEVARLWGRRKCKPQMNYDKLSRALRYYYNKRILHKTKGKRFTYKFNFSKLIVVNYPMWDMRCPPPAVSGNSVCRTAALPPGVQREVLHNTILAHKLLADQLACRRLLQNPIDFDGSLNKKTLGLGRHSVMPTSCFPGTCCNYGSSGHLYIPASSSQHGTELPLHPSRGLYSPTQVLPGTTEWQLCANHLIHQRHALLSLEERLQSHRGLHGRVTGGNLLNPYLGHKTMSTIDNLQVLTSPSSVKPDPENQFRALEDRNKFRDLHEPPKICLCEDHDLNSKLYPPPPDAERTNLSSKTWLLKPA, encoded by the exons ATGGATAGGATACACTGTGGATGTGTCTCCAACTCCTATTGGATTCCAG GTGTGGCCTTCCCGGACTGGGCCTACAAGGCAGAGTCTAGCCCCGGCTCGCGGCAGATCCAGCTATGGCACttcatcctggagctgctgcagAAGGAGGAGTTCCGTCACGTCATCGCCTGGCAGCAGGGAGAGTACGGAGAGTTTGTCATCAAGGATCCCGATGAAGTGGCCAGGCTGTGGGGGCGCAGGAAGTGTAAACCCCAGATGAACTATGACAAGCTCAGCCGAGCGCTCAG ATATTACTACAATAAAAGAATTCTGCATAAGACCAAAGGGAAGAGATTCACCTACAAGTTTAACTTCAGTAAACTGATCGTCGTCAACTACCCGATGTGGGACATGAGGTGTCCTCCGCCTGCTGTGTCGGGGAACAGTGTTTGCCGTACAGCTGCGCTGCCACCTGGTGTTCAGAGGGAG GTTTTACATAATACCATCCTCGCACACAAGCTATTGGCCGACCAACTCGCTTGCCGCAGGCTACTGCAGAATCCAATAGACTTTGATGGCAGCTTGAACAAGAAGACATTAGGATTGGGCA GGCACAGCGTCATGCCAACTTCATGCTTCCCTGGGACCTGCTGCAATTATGGAAGTAGCGGGCATCTGTACATACCAGCCTCATCCTCTCAGCATGGCACAGAGTTACCGCTTCACCCAAGTCGGGGGCTCTACTCACCCACTCAAGTTCTCCCGGGCACAACCGAGTGGCAGTTGTGTGCCAATCACCTGATCCATCAACGCCATGCCCTCTTATCTCTAGAAGAAagactccagagtcatagaggtCTACACGGCAGAGTCACCGGAGGAAATCTTCTAAATCCTTATCTGGGGCATAAGACCATGTCCACCATAGACAACCTCCAAGTCCTGACATCTCCCTCCAGTGTGAAACCAGATCCTGAGAACCAGTTTAGAGCGTTAGAAGACAGAAACAAGTTCAGAGACCTCCATGAGCCTCCTAAGATTTGTCTCTGTGAAGACCACGATTTGAACAGTAagctgtacccccctcctcctgatgCTGAGCGCACAAACCTCAGCAGTAAGACCTGGCTGCTGAAACCGGCCTAA